A stretch of the Haloplanus aerogenes genome encodes the following:
- a CDS encoding FeoC-like transcriptional regulator: MANSNDGVDADAVYEAMDPLEPYTTGELAARFAASRAAIRRLLDSLAGDERIRKKEPEPDRTIWIREPPTHECPSCDERFEVKHFHPTFQAVQYCPACGTRLRRRA; encoded by the coding sequence ATGGCCAACTCGAACGACGGAGTGGATGCCGACGCTGTCTACGAGGCGATGGACCCGCTCGAACCGTACACGACGGGTGAGCTTGCGGCCCGTTTCGCCGCGTCACGGGCGGCGATCCGGCGACTGCTGGATTCCCTCGCGGGCGACGAGCGCATCCGGAAGAAGGAGCCGGAGCCGGACCGAACCATCTGGATTCGGGAACCGCCGACGCACGAGTGCCCGTCGTGTGACGAGCGGTTCGAGGTGAAACACTTCCACCCGACGTTTCAGGCCGTCCAGTACTGCCCGGCCTGCGGGACCCGGCTCCGACGACGCGCGTAG